AGCAAACCGGTCCAGTCCAACCACTTGGGCGAACCCGGAGCGGCCATGGTTTGCTCCAGTGCCGCCACGGCCTGAAGATCGAGAAACAACGGGCACACCCAGCTGCCGTCCTGCGTGCCTGATGGCTCCGTTTGCGTGGACGGTTGCAGCACACGCCCGGCCTCGGTGGGCCAGCGTGGCACCGGGGTACCAAAGCGATCGGCAAACTCTGCAGCCAGTTCATCAAAGGGCTCAACCTCGCCGCGCGCATGGAAAAAATCCAGTAAAGCCATCGCGGCCACCCGCGCCGCAAGTGATAGCGGTTTTTGCACCATCAGGGCGCGCAGGGCGCGCTCCACCGCAGCATCCTTGCCTAGTGCAAAGGCCTGCGCCGCCTGCGTCAGCTCGGGCTCGCTCAGGGCGGCTGACAATTCCTGCACCGTGAACGGCTGATCCTCGGTTACGACATCGATCGGCAATGCCGCAGCTGGCTTGGCGCGTGCGCGCAAATGCTTTGACTGCGACAAATCGCGCTCAAGGGTTTGCGCTAGGCGGGTGGAGACTATGCGTGCGCCGCCAGCCTCCGGCCCCAGACCGCGCTGCAACCAGTGCTGCGACATTTGCGACTCGATGCGCGCGATCTCGTTGATGGTACGGTTTCTGAACGCACCCGGCCCGACATCGAGCTGCAGCGAGGACGACAAAGGGGACAGAGTTGACAGGTCGCTCAAGCCCGAGCTCGGGGCTGGCAAACCGTCCCGCTCGTGCGCCGCCCAGCGCGCACGCATGAGCTCACGCAAGTGGTTGAGTTCGTCGTTGCGCACCGCATCGTTGCGGCGCTTGCGCGCCACGGCGGCCTTGAGCAATTGGCGTTCGGAATCACCCCCTGCGGCAGCAGATGGCTCGGGCAACGCGCTGGGCGGCGTCGAAGGCCGAACGATCGCGCCGACGCGATCCAACCAGCTTCGCGGAGGTGGGGCATTCTGACTCATGGCGGCCCGGTCACTGCGCCCGCTTTGCCAGCGCCGTCTTTAATCGCCAAACAGCTTTTGCTTGAGCTCGCGGCGCTGCTGCGCCTCGATCGACAAGCTGGCTGTGGGGCGCGCCAACAGCCGGCCGACGCCGATCGGCTCACCGGTTTCGTCGCAGTAGCCGTAGTCACCCGAGTCGATGCGAGCGATCGACTGCTCGATTTTCTTCAATAGCTTGCGCTCGCGGTCACGGGTGCGCAGCTCGAGCGCGTGCTCTTCCTCAATGGTGGCGCGGTCGGCCGGGTCGGGTACCACCGAGGTGTCTTCGCGCAGGTGCTCGGTGGTTTCACCGGCGTTGACCAGGATGTCGTGCTTGAGCTGCTGCAGCTTGCGCTTAAAGTAGGCCAGCTGCACCTCGTTCATGTACTCGGCATCGGGCATGGCCAGCACGTCGGCGTCGGTGAGCTGCTCGAGCGGCACGGTTTTCCAGTTGTTGCTCAGCTTGGGGTTTTTTTTCGGCGTCGTGGGGGTGATGGCCACCAGCACGCGCTCGGGGCTGGGGCTGAACACCGCTTTGGCGGCCCCCGGGTCGTGCGAGGGCTCCACCGTTTGGCTCATCTGGGCCTGCATGGCGGCCTGGGTGGCGCGCTTGTTGACCGACGGTTGCCGCACTTCGCTGCCGGCCTTGAGCACCTCGTCGGGGGCGGCCGGTTGGTCGGTTTTGACACCGGCCTTGGGGCCAGTCTTGGTGGGGCGCTTGGCAGGCGCGGCGGCAGCTGTGTCCACTGCCTCTGCAATCGGGGCGGGGTCTTTCACTACAGGTTTCCTCTCTGGGGCCGCGATGGCGGCCGATGCGCGTTTTGGGCCCCCAGCAGCGCCAGCAGGCACCGCAGCCGGCGCTGGACCGGGGGCAGGGGCGACAAAAGCCCCGGATTGTACGGCCAGACCAGGGGCGGCTTTGGGTCTTGGCTCTGGGGCGGTTTTGGCGCCGGATGCGGCTGCAGCTACAGGTGTGGCCTGGGCCGTCGGCACCGGAGCCGCTGCAGCGGCGTAGGGCCAATTGGCGTAGCGGTTGCTCGGATTCATGGCGGCGGTCTCCTGCGGTGCCCGGTGGTGTTCAAACCAATGCTTGCTCCAGCCCTTGCACCAAAATGTCGCGCGGCAAGTCGATGCCGATGAACACCATCTTGCTCTGGCGCACCTCATCGGGTTTCCACTCGGGCCCGAGGTCGGAGCCCATGAGCTGGTGCACACCCTGAAAAATCACCTTGCGCTGGGTGCCTTGCATGTGCAGCACGCCTTTGTAGCGCAACATATTGGGCCCATAGACCTGCACGATGGCGCCGAGGAAATCCTCGAGCCGCGCCGGGTCAAAGGGCCGCTGCGCCCGATAGACGAAGCTCTGCACGTCGTCATCGTGGTGGTGGTGATGGCCGTGCGGGGCCTCGTGGCGGTGCGAGGGATGGTCGCAGCCGGGGCCGTGTTCGTGACCGTGTTCGTGACCGTGCTCGTGGCCGTGCTCGTGGCCGTGGCCGTGCTCGTGGGCGCAGTCGGGGCCGTGCTCGTGGGCGCAGTCGGGGCCGTGCACGTGGCCGTGATCGTGCGGCTCGGGTTGGTGCTCGTGCGGCTCGGTGCTGCGCAGAAAATCGGGGTCGATCTCGAGCTTGGCGTTGAGGTTGAAGCCGCGCAGGTCGAGCACTTTGCTCAGCGCCACCTGGCCGAAATGCACCGCCTCCATCGGGGCCCGCGGGTTCATGTGTTTGAGCCGGTGCTGCAGGGCCGCCAGCGCCCCCGGGCTGACCAGCTCGGCCTTGCTGATGAAGATCTGGTCGGCAAAACCCACCTGGCGCCGCGCCTGCTGGTGGGCGTCGAGCTGCGCCCCGGCGTGCACCGCATCCACCAGCGTGATCACGGCGTCGAGCAGGTAGCTCTCGGCCACCTCGTCGTCCATAAAGAAGGTTTGCGCCACCGGCCCCGGGTCGGCCAAGCCGGTGGTCTCGATCACCACGCGCTCGAAATCGAGCTCACCCCGGCGCTTTTTCTCGGCTAGGTCGCTCAGGGTGCTGCGCAGGTCTTCGCGGATGGTGCAGCAGATGCAGCCGTTGCTCATCTGGATGATCTGCTCGGTCGTGTCGGAGACCAGAATCTCGGCGTCGATGTTTTCGGCGCCAAATTCGTTTTCGATCACGGCGATTTTTTGCCCATGCGCCTCGGTGAGCAGGCGCTGCAGCAGGGTGGTCTTGCCCGAGCCCAGAAAGCCGGTCAGGATGGTGGCGGGAATCAAGGACATGGATGGCTCACAGCAGCAACACAGAGGCCGACAAGGCCGATAAAGCCCAGCCTATATCGGACGGGATGGATCGGCCCAGCCGCAGACACCAGACCGATCAACCAACCAGTGTAGTGCAGTTTCAGCTTTTTGGCGCAGTTTTGCGCGCGCGCGGATGGGCCGCCTCGTAGGCGCGGCTCAGGTGCTGAAAATCGAGCCGGGTGTAGATCTGGGTGCTGGCGATGCTGGCGTGCCCGAGCAGCTCTTGCACGGCGCGCAAGTCGGCACTCGATTGCAGCACGTGGCTGGCAAAGCTGTGGCGCAGCATGTGCGGGTGCACCCGGCCCGCCAAGCCCGCGCTGGCGGCGAGCGCTTGCAGCTGGCGCCGCGCCACCTGGGGCGTGAGCCGCGCGCCGCGCGCACCCACGAACAAGGCCGCCGCACCTGCGTCCAGCCCCGCCTGCGCACGCGCCGCCAGCCACTGCGCCAGCGCCTGCAAGGCAGCGGCGCCCACCGGCACCGTGCGCCACTTGCCGCCCTTGCCCAGCACCTGCACCTCGCCCGCTTGGGCATCGACCCAGCCCAGTGCGGCGCTGCTCGGGCGCACGTCGAGCCCCAGCGCTTCGGCGATGCGCAAGCCGCTGCCGTAGAGCAACTCCACCAGGCAGTGGATTTGCAGCACCTGCCAGTCAGGTGCCGTGGCGGCCACCGTTGGGCCAGCGGCTGCTTCGCTTTCTGTGCCTTCAGCGCGGCCCTCTTTGCGGGCAGGGCCGGCAGACTGCGGCAGGTGCGCGGCCAAGCGCAGCGCGTCGTGTACGTCCAATGCCTTGGGCAAGGGCTGCGCCGCCTTGGGCGCGCGCACCGCCTGCAGCGGGTGCGCCGCGATCACCTCTTGGCGGCCCAGCCAGGTAAAAAAGCCGCGCCAGCACGATAGCACCAGCGCGATGCCGCGCGGCTGCCGACCGCTGGCGCGCAACTGCGCCGCCCAGCGCCGCGCATGGGCTGGGCTGACGCTGGCCCAACCCAAACCCTCGGCTGCACAGCGCTGCGCCAACCCTTGCAAGTGGGTGGCGTAGAGCGCTTGGGTGCGGGGCGCGAGCCGTTTTTCGACCCGGATGTGCAGCAGGTAGCGCGCCAGCCAGTCGGCATCGGTCGAGTTCAAGTTGGGGGCCGATTCGGGACCAATCGATCCGCACGGAAGCGCCGCGCCTGCTGGCGCCTGTTTCGGGTTGCGCATGGGGGGCTGGCGCGCCACGATGCCCTCTCGTGCCTCAGTATCTCTCAGGCGGTGCCGATCGGCAGACGCAGGCGGCTCAGGGCCGCTGCCGCCAGCTCGGCGATGCGCTGCAGGAAATCGGTGCCCATATCGTTTTGGAAGCGCAAGGGGTCGTCGGAGGCCAGCAGCAGCAGGCCAAAGCAAGGCTGGCTGGCAGCGGTGCGCAAAGGCAACAGGGCCAACGAAGCCGCCGCTTGCGTGGGGAGCAGCCACTGCGTCACCTCAAAATCCCGGTTCGGGCCGCAGTAGGGTTGCTGCAGCGAATCGGCCAAGGCCCGCGCCGCGGGTGTCACCCCGAGGCAGTACGGTGCCCCGGCATGGGTCTGGCTCAAATCCCACAGGCGCAGTGCCACCTGGGGCAAGGCAAAATCGGCCAGCAAGCCGTTTTGCAACGCCTCGGGCAGATCGGGGGCATTGGGCACCGCCAGCAGGCGGCGCGTCCAGTGGTGCAACAAGCCCTCGATGCGCGCGTTCTCGGAGCCATGGCGAATCATGTCGGCCGCCTTGAGTTCGAGGTGGCGGATCTTTTCGCGCAGCAGCTCGGCCTGACGCTCTTGCAAGCTGACAGCGCGCTGGCTGTGCGGACTGGTCAGCTGCACGTGCGCCAGCACCTCGGCATGGCGCTCAAAAAAATCGGGCGTGTTGAGCAGAAACTGAGCGATGTCGTCTTCGGTGATGGGAGGTACGGGCTGCACAGGCAATTTCCTTTGATGATAAAACCGGGCGCGCCTTGGCAACGCCCTGGGCTGTGTAGGATGGCGCGTCAAGGCATAAAGACGCGATTTTCCGCCAAGCGCCCAGCCGCTGCAGGCCTGTCAAGACCTGCAAGACCGTTCAAGGCCGCTCGGGCAGGTCCGGCAGATCGATCACCCCCTCGTACACCGTCTCGGCCGGGCCGATCAACTGCACGGAAGCAGCCAGGCCGTGGCGCGACAGCGGCCATTCGATGCGCAGGGTGCCGCCGGGCAACTCTACCTCGACGGCTTCGTCGAACCAGCCATGCCGGATGCCGGCGACCACCGCCGCACAGGCTCCGGTGCCGCAAGCCAACGTTTCGCCCACCCCGCGTTCATAAACCCGCAAGCGCGCCTGCTGGCGCCCCAGCACTTGCAAAAAGCCGACGTTGACGCGGCGCGGGAAGCGGGGATGGTTTTCGAGCCAAGGCCCCCACTGCGCCACCGGTGCCTCGGCCACCGAGGCCACGCGCAGCAACGCATGCGGGTTGCCCATCGACAGCACCGACAGCTCGACCTGCTCCTGTTGAGGGGTCGGGGACAGATCGGCCGGCAGCGCCAGCGGCCACACCTGCCAGCCACCCTGCGCACGCGGCTGCAAACCCGCAGC
This sequence is a window from Serpentinimonas maccroryi. Protein-coding genes within it:
- a CDS encoding STAS domain-containing protein, whose amino-acid sequence is MSQNAPPPRSWLDRVGAIVRPSTPPSALPEPSAAAGGDSERQLLKAAVARKRRNDAVRNDELNHLRELMRARWAAHERDGLPAPSSGLSDLSTLSPLSSSLQLDVGPGAFRNRTINEIARIESQMSQHWLQRGLGPEAGGARIVSTRLAQTLERDLSQSKHLRARAKPAAALPIDVVTEDQPFTVQELSAALSEPELTQAAQAFALGKDAAVERALRALMVQKPLSLAARVAAMALLDFFHARGEVEPFDELAAEFADRFGTPVPRWPTEAGRVLQPSTQTEPSGTQDGSWVCPLFLDLQAVAALEQTMAAPGSPKWLDWTGLLSADLPAARALLVLVQGWLQRPLDLRMVGAAVLRRRLKASTPSGRSENDAVWWQLRLALLCLMRRRDEFDLAALDYCVTYGVLPPEWVQPQCRCVAADSLPTAAAGTASARAEAAPPQPLAAGAAAALEPLAWPDLPAERANAQAEFGLTHHADWPAALTLLSQAAPTLSGQLGAGNADLLGALDAALVQHPPGTPFILDCRGLLRVDLVAASALMQCLLTARQRGVAVELHGLSRLLAAYLHTVGINEVATLRLRQY
- the dksA gene encoding RNA polymerase-binding protein DksA gives rise to the protein MKDPAPIAEAVDTAAAAPAKRPTKTGPKAGVKTDQPAAPDEVLKAGSEVRQPSVNKRATQAAMQAQMSQTVEPSHDPGAAKAVFSPSPERVLVAITPTTPKKNPKLSNNWKTVPLEQLTDADVLAMPDAEYMNEVQLAYFKRKLQQLKHDILVNAGETTEHLREDTSVVPDPADRATIEEEHALELRTRDRERKLLKKIEQSIARIDSGDYGYCDETGEPIGVGRLLARPTASLSIEAQQRRELKQKLFGD
- a CDS encoding CobW family GTP-binding protein, encoding MSLIPATILTGFLGSGKTTLLQRLLTEAHGQKIAVIENEFGAENIDAEILVSDTTEQIIQMSNGCICCTIREDLRSTLSDLAEKKRRGELDFERVVIETTGLADPGPVAQTFFMDDEVAESYLLDAVITLVDAVHAGAQLDAHQQARRQVGFADQIFISKAELVSPGALAALQHRLKHMNPRAPMEAVHFGQVALSKVLDLRGFNLNAKLEIDPDFLRSTEPHEHQPEPHDHGHVHGPDCAHEHGPDCAHEHGHGHEHGHEHGHEHGHEHGPGCDHPSHRHEAPHGHHHHHDDDVQSFVYRAQRPFDPARLEDFLGAIVQVYGPNMLRYKGVLHMQGTQRKVIFQGVHQLMGSDLGPEWKPDEVRQSKMVFIGIDLPRDILVQGLEQALV
- a CDS encoding tyrosine-type recombinase/integrase, whose protein sequence is MNSTDADWLARYLLHIRVEKRLAPRTQALYATHLQGLAQRCAAEGLGWASVSPAHARRWAAQLRASGRQPRGIALVLSCWRGFFTWLGRQEVIAAHPLQAVRAPKAAQPLPKALDVHDALRLAAHLPQSAGPARKEGRAEGTESEAAAGPTVAATAPDWQVLQIHCLVELLYGSGLRIAEALGLDVRPSSAALGWVDAQAGEVQVLGKGGKWRTVPVGAAALQALAQWLAARAQAGLDAGAAALFVGARGARLTPQVARRQLQALAASAGLAGRVHPHMLRHSFASHVLQSSADLRAVQELLGHASIASTQIYTRLDFQHLSRAYEAAHPRARKTAPKS
- a CDS encoding DUF484 family protein; this translates as MPVQPVPPITEDDIAQFLLNTPDFFERHAEVLAHVQLTSPHSQRAVSLQERQAELLREKIRHLELKAADMIRHGSENARIEGLLHHWTRRLLAVPNAPDLPEALQNGLLADFALPQVALRLWDLSQTHAGAPYCLGVTPAARALADSLQQPYCGPNRDFEVTQWLLPTQAAASLALLPLRTAASQPCFGLLLLASDDPLRFQNDMGTDFLQRIAELAAAALSRLRLPIGTA
- the dapF gene encoding diaminopimelate epimerase, yielding MRIPFTKMQGAGNDFVVLDETRGRLGLTPAQYRLLADRHFGVGADQILSVRAAPHAGVDFAYAIHNADGGEVENCGNGARCFARYVHERGLSPRPTLRVQAAAGVLELRLGSDGRVGVDMGAPVFELERIPFDAAGLQPRAQGGWQVWPLALPADLSPTPQQEQVELSVLSMGNPHALLRVASVAEAPVAQWGPWLENHPRFPRRVNVGFLQVLGRQQARLRVYERGVGETLACGTGACAAVVAGIRHGWFDEAVEVELPGGTLRIEWPLSRHGLAASVQLIGPAETVYEGVIDLPDLPERP